A region of Streptomyces sp. NBC_01750 DNA encodes the following proteins:
- a CDS encoding MaoC/PaaZ C-terminal domain-containing protein produces MPIDAAKAVAAEPRSAEIGWDHKDVLLYHLGLGAGSFQGAPGPATDPDELRYTLESKLHVLPSFATVAGAGKGVIGGLTGPGLDISLASVLHGGQSVEIHRPIPVEGRAVSTSRIAAVYDKGKAAILVLRSEAADDKGPLWTSDAQIFVRGEGGFGGDRGPSRRIELPGRDPDRTVERAIREDQALLYRLSGDFNPLHADPEFAELAGFDRPILHGLCSYGMTLKAVVDTMLGGDVTRIRSYSTRFAGVVFPGETLRIRMWRCLEPARVQVSVTAVERDDAPVLADTIVDHF; encoded by the coding sequence ATGCCCATTGATGCCGCCAAGGCCGTCGCCGCGGAACCCCGCAGCGCCGAGATCGGCTGGGACCACAAAGACGTCCTGCTCTACCACCTCGGCCTCGGAGCCGGCTCCTTCCAAGGCGCGCCAGGACCCGCCACCGACCCCGACGAACTGCGCTACACCCTCGAGTCGAAGCTGCATGTGCTGCCCAGCTTCGCCACCGTCGCCGGCGCGGGCAAGGGCGTCATCGGCGGGCTCACCGGACCCGGCCTCGACATCAGCCTGGCATCCGTACTGCACGGCGGACAGAGTGTCGAGATCCACCGGCCGATCCCGGTCGAAGGCCGGGCCGTATCGACCTCCCGGATCGCGGCGGTCTACGACAAGGGCAAGGCCGCGATCCTCGTCCTGCGCTCCGAAGCGGCCGACGACAAGGGCCCGCTGTGGACCAGCGACGCCCAGATCTTCGTACGCGGAGAAGGCGGCTTCGGCGGCGACCGCGGCCCCTCCCGGCGCATCGAACTCCCCGGCCGCGACCCGGACAGGACCGTGGAGCGCGCCATCCGCGAGGACCAGGCACTGCTCTACCGGCTCTCCGGCGACTTCAACCCGCTGCACGCCGACCCCGAGTTCGCCGAGCTCGCCGGCTTCGACCGGCCGATCCTGCACGGGCTCTGCTCGTACGGCATGACGCTCAAGGCGGTCGTCGACACGATGCTCGGCGGGGACGTCACCCGCATCCGCTCGTACTCCACACGCTTCGCCGGGGTGGTCTTCCCCGGCGAGACCCTGCGCATCAGGATGTGGCGCTGTCTCGAACCGGCCCGCGTCCAGGTCTCGGTGACGGCCGTCGAGAGGGACGACGCGCCGGTCCTCGCCGACACCATTGTCGATCACTTCTGA
- a CDS encoding ABC transporter ATP-binding protein, which yields MTQTQLQTTDSEAAVSFAGAAKVFGDVRAVDGIDLGIRRGETVALLGRNGAGKSTAISLMLGLNDPDAGQVRLFGRTPEHAVSGGRVGAMLQDGRPIPRVTVREVVTFVAATYPRPLPVAEALELAGLTELADRRADRLSGGQVQRVRFAVALAGNPELIILDEPTAALDVEARHAFWRSMRGYAERGNTVLFSTHYLEEADDNADRIVVVDHGRIVADGTSEELKRSAGGNLVSFDLAGRSTEGLTLLPGVVSMEVRGDRARLRTDDSDATVVALAELGAIRGLEVAPVSLEDAFLALTSASPELETAR from the coding sequence ATGACGCAGACGCAGTTGCAGACGACAGACAGCGAGGCGGCGGTGAGCTTCGCGGGGGCGGCCAAGGTCTTCGGCGACGTGCGCGCCGTCGACGGCATCGACCTCGGCATCCGGCGCGGCGAGACGGTCGCCCTGCTCGGCCGCAACGGCGCGGGCAAGTCCACCGCCATCAGCCTGATGCTCGGCCTGAACGACCCCGACGCCGGCCAGGTCCGGCTCTTCGGCCGCACCCCCGAGCACGCGGTGAGCGGCGGACGTGTCGGCGCGATGCTCCAGGACGGCCGCCCGATCCCCCGGGTGACCGTGCGCGAAGTGGTCACCTTCGTGGCCGCCACCTACCCGCGGCCGCTGCCTGTCGCCGAGGCGCTGGAGCTGGCCGGGCTCACCGAACTCGCGGACCGCCGCGCCGACCGGCTCTCCGGCGGCCAGGTCCAGCGCGTGCGCTTCGCCGTCGCGCTGGCCGGCAACCCGGAGCTGATCATCCTCGACGAGCCGACCGCGGCACTCGACGTCGAGGCGCGGCACGCCTTCTGGAGGTCGATGCGCGGCTACGCCGAGCGCGGCAACACCGTGCTCTTCTCCACCCACTACCTGGAGGAGGCCGACGACAACGCCGACCGGATCGTCGTCGTCGACCACGGCCGGATCGTCGCCGACGGCACGAGCGAGGAGCTCAAGCGCTCGGCCGGCGGCAATCTCGTCTCCTTCGACCTGGCGGGCCGCAGCACCGAGGGGCTCACCCTGCTTCCCGGCGTCGTCTCCATGGAGGTACGGGGCGACCGTGCCCGGCTGCGTACGGACGACTCGGACGCGACGGTCGTCGCACTCGCCGAACTGGGCGCGATCCGTGGCCTCGAAGTCGCCCCGGTCTCGCTCGAAGACGCCTTCCTCGCCCTCACCTCGGCCTCGCCCGAACTGGAGACAGCCCGATGA
- a CDS encoding ABC transporter permease, producing the protein MIIAYLKLEVRRTLRDTGFVIFGIGMPVMMYLLFTNLGENAAEWKTASMVGMAAYGALGAALSTGGGVAEDKALGWLRQLRITPMSPRQVVTGRALTGSVTVLPAIVAVLAAGGLLNGVRLDAWQWVALSVLLWLGALPFTLLGLGNGYRLSAQTTGVVNMACNLGLAVVGGLWFPVDLFPGWLRSLSQYTPANRFADLGWSTTLGHAPGLTTVMVLLGWLLVFGSYAVISYRRAARTA; encoded by the coding sequence ATGATCATCGCCTACCTCAAGCTGGAAGTACGCCGCACGCTGCGCGACACCGGATTCGTCATCTTCGGTATCGGGATGCCGGTGATGATGTACCTGCTCTTCACCAACCTCGGCGAGAACGCCGCCGAGTGGAAGACCGCCTCCATGGTCGGCATGGCGGCGTACGGAGCGCTCGGCGCGGCCCTGTCCACCGGCGGAGGGGTGGCCGAGGACAAGGCACTCGGCTGGCTGCGGCAGCTGCGGATCACGCCGATGAGCCCGCGCCAGGTCGTCACCGGCCGCGCGCTCACCGGCTCGGTGACCGTGCTGCCCGCGATCGTCGCCGTCCTCGCGGCCGGCGGTCTGCTCAACGGCGTACGGCTGGATGCCTGGCAGTGGGTGGCACTCAGTGTGCTGCTCTGGCTCGGCGCACTCCCCTTCACGCTGCTGGGGCTCGGCAACGGCTACCGGCTCTCCGCGCAGACGACGGGCGTGGTGAACATGGCCTGCAATCTGGGGCTCGCGGTCGTCGGCGGACTGTGGTTCCCGGTGGACCTGTTCCCCGGCTGGCTGCGCTCACTGTCGCAGTACACCCCGGCCAACCGCTTCGCGGACCTGGGCTGGTCGACGACACTGGGCCACGCGCCCGGCCTCACCACGGTGATGGTGCTGCTGGGCTGGCTGCTGGTGTTCGGCTCGTACGCGGTGATCTCATACCGTCGGGCCGCGAGGACGGCATGA
- a CDS encoding response regulator transcription factor yields the protein MPPDHRPAKSVRVLLAEDQGMMRGALALLLGLEEDIEVVSQVGRGDAIVDAALVSRPDVALLDIELPGRSGLDAAADLRDEVPDCRVLILTTFGRPGYLRRAMEAGAAGFLVKDGPVEELAEAIRRVLTGETVIDPALAAAALSAGPSPLTARERDVLNASVDGATVSDIAAALHLSESTVRNYLSSAIGKTGTRNRMEAVRAARRQGWL from the coding sequence ATGCCCCCGGATCACCGGCCCGCCAAGTCCGTTCGCGTCCTCCTCGCCGAGGACCAGGGCATGATGCGCGGCGCGCTGGCGCTGCTGCTGGGACTCGAGGAGGACATCGAGGTGGTGTCCCAAGTCGGCCGTGGTGACGCCATCGTCGATGCCGCGCTCGTCTCGCGGCCCGATGTGGCACTGCTGGACATCGAACTGCCGGGACGCAGCGGTCTTGACGCGGCAGCCGATCTGCGGGACGAGGTTCCCGACTGCCGGGTGCTGATCCTCACCACCTTCGGCCGGCCCGGCTATCTGCGCAGGGCGATGGAGGCCGGGGCCGCCGGATTCCTGGTCAAGGACGGTCCCGTCGAGGAGCTGGCCGAGGCGATCCGGCGGGTGCTCACCGGGGAGACGGTGATCGACCCGGCGCTGGCCGCGGCGGCGCTGAGTGCGGGGCCGAGTCCGCTCACCGCGCGCGAACGGGATGTACTGAACGCCTCGGTGGACGGTGCGACGGTCTCCGACATCGCGGCGGCCCTGCATCTGTCCGAGTCGACCGTGCGGAACTATCTGTCGTCGGCGATCGGCAAGACGGG
- a CDS encoding sensor histidine kinase — MRGKSEWYAGYTARMDAWKADWCGQKAEWRTRRKAGQRGAEEMGPPNGFAMLPWLLMGMGAFSNLLQGKTPNPWIGGIGLLVFNSLYISVVFRAFVKEAREAPSTRWLLVAMTAVTCGLAIGYGGSWLLFFPLLGLAVGSVVRGRRLGPTVLGLSALAGVIAGVRDGWGAVNVAYGTFISGMVTAAILALSETVRELRDTRQELARTAVEKERLRFSRDLHDLLGHTLSVIVVKSEAARRLAPRDMDAAIIQITDIESVGRQALTEIREAVTGYREGSLATELDRARSALTAAGIEPVVRQSGPPLEPQTAALLGWVVREAVTNAVRHSGAARCEIALEGAQDRVRLTITDDGRGSPVDSVAATPGGTGLKGLTERLSAASGSLEAGPSQRGGFRVRAELPVDEVRQQREQQGAEPVQVE, encoded by the coding sequence ATGCGCGGGAAGAGCGAGTGGTACGCCGGGTACACCGCGCGGATGGACGCCTGGAAGGCCGACTGGTGCGGACAGAAGGCCGAATGGCGGACTCGCAGGAAAGCCGGGCAGCGAGGGGCCGAGGAGATGGGCCCGCCCAACGGCTTCGCGATGCTGCCGTGGCTGCTGATGGGAATGGGTGCCTTCTCCAACCTCCTCCAGGGCAAGACCCCCAACCCCTGGATCGGCGGCATCGGTCTGCTGGTCTTCAACTCCCTCTACATCTCCGTGGTGTTCCGCGCCTTCGTCAAGGAGGCACGGGAGGCGCCCTCCACCCGCTGGCTGCTGGTGGCGATGACCGCGGTCACCTGTGGCCTCGCCATCGGGTACGGCGGCAGCTGGCTGCTCTTCTTCCCGCTCCTCGGCCTGGCCGTCGGCTCGGTCGTGCGGGGCCGCAGGCTCGGCCCGACCGTGCTGGGGCTGAGCGCCCTGGCCGGGGTGATCGCCGGGGTGCGGGACGGGTGGGGTGCGGTCAATGTCGCGTACGGGACGTTCATCTCCGGCATGGTGACCGCCGCCATCCTCGCCCTGTCCGAGACCGTGCGTGAACTCCGGGACACCCGGCAGGAGCTGGCCCGTACCGCCGTCGAGAAGGAGCGGCTGCGCTTCTCCCGCGATCTGCACGATCTGCTCGGCCACACCCTCTCGGTGATCGTGGTCAAGTCGGAGGCCGCGCGCCGCCTCGCCCCTCGCGACATGGACGCCGCGATCATCCAGATCACGGACATCGAGTCGGTGGGCCGCCAGGCCCTCACCGAGATACGCGAGGCGGTGACCGGCTACCGCGAGGGGAGCCTCGCCACCGAACTGGACCGGGCCCGCTCGGCGCTCACGGCGGCAGGCATCGAACCGGTGGTCCGTCAGTCGGGCCCGCCGCTCGAACCGCAGACGGCGGCGCTGCTGGGCTGGGTGGTCCGCGAGGCGGTGACCAATGCCGTACGCCACAGCGGCGCGGCCCGCTGCGAGATCGCTCTGGAGGGCGCCCAGGACCGGGTCCGCCTCACGATCACCGATGACGGCCGCGGATCCCCTGTCGACTCTGTCGCCGCCACCCCGGGCGGCACGGGTCTGAAGGGCCTGACGGAACGCCTCTCGGCCGCGAGCGGCTCGTTGGAGGCGGGCCCGTCGCAGCGGGGCGGCTTCCGGGTCCGGGCGGAACTCCCCGTGGACGAGGTGCGGCAACAGCGGGAGCAGCAGGGAGCGGAACCTGTGCAGGTCGAATGA